In Salvia splendens isolate huo1 unplaced genomic scaffold, SspV2 ctg434, whole genome shotgun sequence, one genomic interval encodes:
- the LOC121790182 gene encoding COP1-interacting protein 7-like, whose protein sequence is MDSNTILDHALFQLTPTRTRCDLVVFSGKKSEKLASGLLEPFVAHLKYAKDQIPKGGYSITLRPPRDDASWFTKATFQRFVRFVSTPEILERIVHIEREILQIDSSTQSNENPTADEEGNISADGNLKKSTNSSKLSSEEEDHGAELREHSRARLQRLMDTRKALLLKEQAMAYVRAVVAGYEMEDIDDLICFADTFGASRLREACTDFKELYNRKHSDDRWMDELAAVQASAMTDLPYLATSGVMLTGENFQGNGLSVPLERTGSSDPLSDTDKSKENGSTGEQRPNMQHVPWMNQIPPYMYNFQGPMQQMPAYQGYPYPGMPQYYPGNMGWPSPGGPNSTKNHRSSRRKEKSFNANDADISEEDESTASGDSDAGTDSNEEQEQDKKPSSRGLKQGKKNKKKSSKTVVIRNINYITSQRRNGEDNEFSEESSGEALSLDDVSIRKGVDDAIASLEKHAHPKARKSRGKHELENDADVSEGGKSADPWGAFQNLLLSNEDSKPSETMKHHSRDPMDEQFMMNSSNGGGLSHNTSDAFHLESEKVKRQPSTSDDSVLVIHREGKNGGNTHTMDFANGEEMRTAMKKTVSENENALFTQQSRGSGTTLGALQDFSSESTTIRNRREEDWFIVNSQTQRHSEFVNHDSLSYTSDMVKKEAERGASVVDDSFIIESRSRVDDQYVSNWRTDIIMDGEMDMTPPDRNGNPAISSSAEPDDLCMMLVRESQESGASWTPDMDYEVEISYNEADKKSSATKLNGEAAEEVVSNGKQANGKKNAGPTAKIPGRSRVLGGSPAGKPDPYSKTKKISSASRLLTQKSKLQREEEERKRLEDALIQRQKRIAERSAISGLSPAASKKLPVGSKSAPPKLDRIRSSSAARAPKS, encoded by the exons ATGGATTCCAACACCATCCTCGATCATGCTCTCTTCCAACTAACCCCAACAAGAACAAG ATGCGatcttgttgtgttttctgGGAAGAAGAGCGAGAAATTGGCATCTGGGCTTTTGGAACCCTTCGTTGCTCACTTGAAATATGCTAAAGATCAGATTCCAAAAGGGGGTTATTCGATAACTCTTCGCCCCCCACGCGATGATGCCTCGTGGTTCACTAAGGCCACATTTCAAAG ATTTGTACGTTTTGTGAGCACGCCCGAGATTCTTGAGAGAATTGTACATATTGAGCGAGAAATTTTGCAGATTGATAGTTCAACTCAATCTAATGAAAATCCTACAGCGGACGAGGAAG GGAACATATCAGCAGATGGGAACCTGAAGAAATCAACTAATTCTTCCAAG TTATCCTCCGAAGAAGAAGATCATGGGGCTGAACTGAGAGAACACTCTAG GGCTCGTCTTCAACGTCTTATGGATACTCGAAAAGCATTACTTCTGAAAGAGCAAGCCATGGCTTATGTCCGTGCAGTTGTGGCTGGATATGAAATGGAGGACATTGATGATCTTATATGCTTTGCTGATACATTTGGAGCCTCACGGCTAAG GGAGGCATGCACCGATTTCAAGGAGCTATACAATAGGAAACATTCAGATGATCGATGGATGGATGAATTAGCAGCAGTGCAAGCATCAGCTATGACTGACCTTCCATATCTGGCAACGTCTGGAGTTATGCTCACAGGTGAAAATTTCCAGGGCAATGGATTATCTGTGCCACTTGAGAGAACCGGCTCCTCCGACCCTCTATCTGACACGGATAAGAGCAAAG AAAATGGTTCTACTGGTGAACAGAGACCGAATATGCAGCATGTGCCATGGATGAATCAGATTCCTCCATATATGTACAACTTTCAAGGCCCGATGCAGCAAATGCCAGCGTACCAAGGTTATCCTTACCCAGGCATGCCGCAATATTATCCAGGGAATATGGGATGGCCATCTCCAGGTGGCCCTAATTCAACGAAGAATCATAGATCATCTCGGAGGAAGGAGAAATCTTTTAATGCAAATGATGCAGATATTTCTGAGGAAGACGAAAGTACTGCTTCTGGTGATTCAGATGCTGGGACTGACTCAAATGAGGAACAAGAGCAAGATAAGAAGCCTTCGTCAAGGGGGCTGAAGCAGgggaagaagaacaagaagaaatCTTCCAAAACGGTTGTTATCCGTAACATAAACTACATAACTTCCCAGAGGCGCAATGGAGAAGATAATGAGTTCTCTGAAGAGTCTTCGGGAGAAGCACTGTCGCTTGATGATGTCTCCATCAGAAAAGGGGTTGATGATGCAATTGCATCGCTAGAGAAACATGCCCACCCTAAAGCACGTAAAAGCAGAGGAAAACATGAACTTGAGAACGATGCTGATGTTTCTGAAGGAGGGAAGTCTGCTGATCCTTGGGGTGCTTTTCAGAATCTTCTCCTTAGTAATGAAGACTCGAAGCCCAGTGAAACAATGAAGCATCACTCTAGAGATCCCATGGATGAACAATTTATGATGAACAGTTCCAATGGTGGTGGGCTTTCACACAACACTAGCGATGCATTTCACTTGGAATCTGAGAAAGTAAAGAGACAGCCTTCAACTAGTGATGATTCTGTTCTTGTGATTCACAGAGAGGGAAAGAATGGTGGCAACACTCACACTATGGATTTTGCAAATGGTGAAGAAATGCGAACGGCGATGAAGAAAACTGTTTCTGAAAATGAGAATGCATTGTTTACACAACAATCCAGAGGATCAGGAACCACACTGGGAGCTTTACAAGATTTCTCCTCAGAATCAACCACTATTAGGAACAGAAGAGAGGAAGACTGGTTCATTGTCAACTCACAAACTCAAAGGCACTCGGAATTTGTCAATCATGACTCCCTCTCCTACACAAGCGACATGGTCAAGAAAGAAGCAGAGAGAGGGGCTTCTGTGGTTGATGACTCCTTCATCATAGAGTCAAGATCAAGAGTTGACGATCAGTATGTCTCTAACTGGAGAACAGACATCATAATGGATGGCGAGATGGACATGACCCCCCCAGATAGAAACGGAAATCCAGCCATTTCTAGCTCTGCTGAACCTGATGATCTCTGTATGATGCTTGTAAGGGAGTCACAAGAATCTGGTGCATCCTGGACACCGGACATGGATTATGAAGTCGAAATATCTTACAATGAAGCTGATAAAAAATCTTCAGCCACCAAGCTGAATGGTGAAGCTGCAGAGGAAGTTGTTTCCAATGGTAAACAAGCCAATGGCAAGAAAAATGCAGGTCCGACAGCTAAGATTCCAGGGAGATCTCGTGTTTTGGGGGGATCTCCCGCTGGAAAACCAGATCCCTATTCCAAAACTAAAAAGATATCTTCAGCAAGTAGGCTACTGACTCAAAAGAGCAAGCTGCAGAGG GAAGAAGAGGAGCGCAAGAGACTGGAAGATGCGCTGATCCAACGCCAGAAGAGAATCGCTGAAAGGTCAGCTATCAGTGGTTTGTCTCCTGCAGCATCCAAGAAACTTCCTGTTGGAAGCAAATCAGCTCCTCCTAAGCTCGACAGGATCAGATCTTCGTCTGCAGCCCGTGCTCCAAAAAGTTAA
- the LOC121790177 gene encoding LOW QUALITY PROTEIN: uncharacterized protein At4g04980-like (The sequence of the model RefSeq protein was modified relative to this genomic sequence to represent the inferred CDS: inserted 1 base in 1 codon) yields the protein MVRCRYDSSMKLQHSELEHISLLMLEDIIKLARGRLCDEMDDDDEDDNMSDYRPAGNAFSTVFSATYFDNRSSYCGSPMTPTSVLQGAWNSPTCSEKGASYSPHDLMSARSGKLSPMDMKRLSFHMIPHAVTISQDPKTWPCLQTLLELPIPPSSPPPLITPSKLTVAPPPPPPLSSTPIRLPVPPPPPPLAMTASKGNGPAIPPPPPPPVGASNRQPPLPPLAPTLNGSAPPPPPGPACLSPKKSASKLKRSAHMGNLYRTLKGKVEGLATYGKSAGRKAKVGGGTSNGGKQGMADALAEMTKRSAYFMQIEEDVKNYEAVIKELKTSIGSFQPSDMAELIKFHKHVESHLEKLTDEPQVLARFEDFPSKKLEAIRMSATLHLKLDAIVTTLLNWQIVAPAGKLLDKAEAYFNKIKVELDALERTKDEELKRFQAQKINXDFGILVRIKEMMVDVSSSCMELALKEKKEANAKEMKEQNSGGKSVSSKILWRAFQFAFRVYTFAGGHDDRADKLTREVAHEIESHN from the exons ATGGTCCGATGCAGATATGATTCCTCAATGAAATTGCAACACTCTGAGTTAGAGCACATTT CTTTGTTGATGCTCGAAGACATTATTAAGCTAGCACGGGGGAGGCTGTGTGATGAGATGGATGATGACGATGAAGATGATAATATGAGTGACTACAGGCCTGCAGGAAATGCGTTTTCAACGGTGTTTTCTGCCACTTATTTTGATAACAGATCATCGTATTGTGGATCTCCGATGACTCCTACTTCGGTCCTTCAAGGAGCGTGGAACTCTCCAACTTGCTCGGAGAAGGGGGCGTCGTATTCACCCCATGATCTCATGTCGGCTAGAAGTGGGAAACTAAGCCCCATGGACATGAAGCGCCTCTCATTCCATATGATTCCTCATGCAGTTACTATTTCCCAAGATCCTAAAACATG GCCTTGTTTGCAAACACTTCTTGAGTTGCCTATTCCACCATCATCGCCGCCACCACTAATTACACCTAGCAAATTGACAGTCGCACcccctccaccaccgccactcAGTAGTACACCAATCAGGTTGCCAGTGCCACCCCCTCCACCTCCACTCGCGATGACCGCATCAAAGGGAAACGGACCAGCTATtccaccgccgcctcctccACCCGTGGGCGCATCAAACAGGCAGCCACCACTGCCACCATTGGCACCAACATTAAACGGATCAGCTCCACCACCCCCTCCCGGGCCTGCCTGCCTTAGTCCAAAGAAATCAGCAAGCAAATTGAAGAGGTCTGCACACATGGGAAATCTGTATCGAACTCTCAAAGGCAAAGTAGAAGGATTGGCTACATATGGAAAATCAGCAGGGCGAAAGGCTAAAGTCGGAGGAGGAACCTCCAATGGAGGGAAACAAGGAATGGCCGATGCATTAGCAGAGATGACAAAAAG GTCAGCATATTTCATGCAAATTGAAGAAGATGTCAAGAATTATGAGGCAGTGATAAAGGAGTTGAAAACTTCCATCGGGTCCTTCCAGCCATCCGACATGGCCGAGCTCATCAAATTCCACAAACACGTAGAATCTCACCTCGAAAAACTAACAGATGAACCTCAG GTGCTAGCAAGATTTGAGGATTTCCCAAGCAAGAAACTGGAAGCTATAAGGATGTCAGCAACTCTGCATCTAAAGTTAGATGCAATCGTCACCACTCTGCTCAACTGGCAAATAGTCGCACCTGCTGGCAAACTCCTCGACAAAGCTGAAGCTTACTTCAACAAG ATCAAGGTAGAACTCGATGCACTAGAGCGGACTAAAGACGAAGAGCTGAAGAGATTCCAAGCTCAGAAAATCA TTGATTTCGGAATCCTAGTACGCATCAAAGAAATGATGGTTGATGTTTCTTCTAGCTGCATGGAGTTGGCTCTTAAG GAGAAGAAAGAAGCCAATGCTAAAGAAATGAAAGAACAAAATAGTGGAGGGAAGAGTGTATCATCAAAGATCCTATGGAGGGCCTTCCAGTTTGCATTCCGTGTCTACACATTCGCCGGTGGACACGACGACCGCGCCGACAAGCTCACTAGGGAAGTGGCACATGAAATTGAGAGCCATAACTAA